From a region of the Apibacter sp. B3706 genome:
- a CDS encoding adenine phosphoribosyltransferase: MKELSLSQEIDLHIDRVQDFPKEGIQYKDISPIFLNADLCSKIVKAFADLSRGKIDAVCGIESRGYLFGVQIARELGLPFILVRKAGKLPPPIISQEYDLEYGSAIIEVKKGHIKPGQRILIHDDVLATGGTASACAKLVQNCDAVVSQFSFILGLSFLGGLDELKKYTQDIQLLVEY, encoded by the coding sequence ATGAAAGAATTAAGTTTAAGCCAAGAAATAGATTTACATATTGATAGAGTTCAAGATTTTCCAAAAGAAGGCATTCAATATAAAGATATTTCTCCCATATTTTTAAATGCAGATTTGTGTTCCAAAATTGTAAAAGCTTTTGCTGATTTAAGTAGAGGTAAAATTGATGCAGTTTGTGGTATTGAGAGTAGGGGGTATTTATTCGGAGTTCAAATTGCCAGGGAGCTTGGTTTGCCGTTTATATTGGTACGTAAAGCAGGGAAATTGCCTCCTCCGATAATCTCCCAAGAATATGATTTAGAATATGGTTCAGCAATTATTGAAGTTAAAAAAGGACACATTAAGCCGGGACAAAGAATTCTAATTCATGATGACGTTCTAGCAACAGGAGGAACAGCTTCTGCATGTGCTAAATTGGTACAAAATTGTGATGCAGTAGTCTCTCAATTCAGCTTTATATTGGGACTTTCCTTTTTAGGAGGTCTAGATGAGTTAAAAAAGTATACACAGGATATTCAATTACTGGTAGAATATTAA
- a CDS encoding RNA methyltransferase, with amino-acid sequence MQQQERVEKLKLESLNRKSLEDYKESEKIPVIVLLDQVRSMHNVGSVFRTSDAFAIEKIYLCGITPCPPHREIQKTALGATESVEWEHQENISELIINLKNEGYIIVGVEQVKGSILLQDYPINKEQKYVLIFGNEVEGISDSILHLIDIFIEIPQSGTKHSLNVSVCAGIVLWEWYRNLLR; translated from the coding sequence ATGCAGCAACAGGAAAGAGTAGAGAAATTAAAATTAGAATCGTTAAACAGAAAATCCCTTGAAGATTATAAAGAAAGTGAGAAAATTCCCGTGATAGTATTGCTGGATCAAGTTCGTTCCATGCATAATGTAGGATCGGTTTTCAGAACCTCAGATGCTTTTGCTATAGAGAAAATTTATTTATGCGGAATTACGCCGTGCCCTCCTCATCGTGAAATCCAAAAAACAGCCTTGGGAGCTACGGAAAGCGTTGAATGGGAGCATCAGGAAAATATAAGTGAATTAATAATTAACTTAAAAAACGAAGGGTATATTATTGTAGGAGTTGAACAAGTGAAAGGAAGCATTTTATTACAAGATTATCCAATAAACAAGGAGCAAAAGTATGTCTTAATTTTCGGAAATGAAGTTGAAGGGATCAGTGATTCAATTCTCCATTTAATTGATATTTTTATTGAGATCCCTCAATCTGGAACAAAACACTCTTTAAATGTAAGCGTTTGTGCCGGAATAGTTCTTTGGGAGTGGTATCGTAATCTTTTAAGATAG
- the deoC gene encoding deoxyribose-phosphate aldolase, whose translation MDITKYLDSTYLKLPSQSGLTEEQTWEEVKKLTEEAIENHFYLVMIRPEYIKKVKEMIQKVNSEVKVGTVIGFHEGTYSLTEKIAEAQKAIEDGVDELDYVINYEAFKKGYIDLIKQEFITGTSLGLKASKVVKWIIEIAALTDEQIQSICSYFSTWAQENFEKNDFGNIFVKSSTGFYQAEEGKPNGATFHAMEIMLKYSQPLPVKAAGGVRTYDEAVKMIEMGVKRIGTSSAKALSQKGNTNDSY comes from the coding sequence ATGGATATAACAAAGTATTTAGATTCAACTTACCTTAAGCTACCTTCTCAAAGTGGATTAACCGAAGAACAAACTTGGGAAGAAGTTAAAAAACTTACTGAAGAAGCAATTGAAAATCATTTTTATTTAGTAATGATTCGTCCCGAATACATTAAAAAAGTGAAAGAAATGATTCAAAAAGTTAATTCTGAGGTAAAAGTAGGAACCGTCATTGGGTTTCATGAAGGTACCTATTCATTAACTGAAAAAATTGCAGAGGCACAGAAAGCTATTGAAGATGGAGTGGATGAGTTGGATTATGTAATCAACTATGAGGCTTTTAAAAAGGGATATATCGATTTAATTAAACAAGAATTTATTACCGGAACGTCATTAGGTTTAAAAGCATCTAAAGTGGTTAAATGGATTATTGAGATTGCGGCATTAACTGACGAACAAATCCAATCCATTTGCTCTTATTTTTCCACCTGGGCTCAAGAAAACTTTGAAAAGAATGATTTTGGTAACATTTTTGTGAAATCTTCCACCGGTTTTTACCAAGCAGAAGAGGGAAAACCCAATGGAGCGACGTTCCATGCAATGGAAATTATGCTTAAATATTCTCAACCCTTGCCGGTAAAAGCAGCTGGTGGAGTTAGAACTTATGATGAAGCAGTGAAAATGATTGAAATGGGAGTAAAAAGAATTGGAACTTCTTCGGCAAAAGCCTTATCTCAAAAAGGTAATACAAATGATTCATACTAA
- a CDS encoding Lrp/AsnC ligand binding domain-containing protein — MRISDIHTVELDGIDKIILKALMENSKIPVSTIAKQVGVSSTAIHQRIKKLEAAKIIEDPVTPLNYKLLGYKTTAYVGIFLEKSAQYKEAIKSMMQIPEIIEAHFTTGNYAIFIKILCKDNDHLMSVLRNEIQNIKGIERTETIISLEQSISRQIIP; from the coding sequence ATGAGAATATCAGATATACATACAGTAGAATTAGACGGTATCGATAAAATCATTTTAAAAGCATTAATGGAGAATTCGAAAATACCGGTTTCAACAATAGCAAAACAGGTAGGAGTTTCATCCACAGCAATTCATCAACGAATTAAAAAACTGGAAGCAGCAAAAATCATAGAAGATCCGGTTACCCCTTTGAATTATAAATTATTAGGATATAAAACTACCGCTTATGTGGGTATTTTTCTTGAAAAATCGGCCCAGTACAAAGAAGCCATTAAAAGCATGATGCAAATTCCTGAAATTATCGAAGCACATTTTACAACAGGAAATTATGCTATTTTCATCAAAATATTATGTAAAGATAATGATCATCTCATGTCGGTTTTAAGAAATGAGATACAAAATATCAAGGGAATAGAAAGGACTGAAACCATTATTTCTTTAGAACAAAGTATTTCACGACAAATTATACCCTAA
- a CDS encoding TerC family protein, whose translation MQDNMLNHPGLITIFAVSIIIMLLLDLGILNKKSHAVSNKEAAIWSVVWISLAMIFSGIIYFVFKGADGSKFALEKFSQFQSAYWIEKALSVDNLFVFIMVFGFFKIPKEYQHKILFWGIIGALAFRAVFIFLGVEMINKTYLPPFSIGNFHFILDQQSAEHADYSQMLFFRPNIILTIFGFFLIYAGIHSWTSKDDDNSDKKNLNESFGARFVKRFFKVSDELDGSKFFTVKNGIKMATPLFTALVIIEFTDLIFAVDSIPAIFAIAPNDPFILYTSNIFAILGLRSLYFLLANFMYMFSKLKYGLAVILSFIGVKMLVAPFIHISSIVSLGVVAGVLIISVLLSLTFPEKKEKNV comes from the coding sequence ATGCAGGACAATATGCTTAATCATCCCGGATTAATTACCATATTCGCGGTTTCGATTATTATTATGCTACTTCTTGACTTAGGAATTCTCAATAAAAAATCTCATGCTGTTTCTAATAAGGAAGCTGCGATATGGTCGGTGGTTTGGATATCATTAGCCATGATTTTCAGTGGGATTATTTATTTTGTTTTTAAAGGGGCTGATGGATCAAAATTCGCCCTTGAAAAATTCTCTCAATTTCAATCTGCTTATTGGATAGAAAAAGCACTATCCGTTGACAATCTTTTTGTATTTATAATGGTTTTTGGATTTTTTAAAATTCCAAAAGAATATCAACATAAAATTTTATTTTGGGGTATTATTGGTGCCTTGGCTTTCCGCGCCGTATTTATTTTCTTAGGTGTAGAAATGATTAATAAAACCTATCTTCCTCCTTTTTCCATCGGAAATTTTCATTTTATTTTAGACCAACAAAGTGCGGAACATGCCGATTATAGTCAAATGCTGTTTTTCAGGCCTAATATAATTTTAACTATTTTTGGATTCTTCCTTATATATGCCGGTATCCATTCTTGGACATCTAAAGATGATGACAACTCCGACAAAAAAAATCTAAATGAGAGTTTCGGTGCTCGTTTTGTAAAACGATTTTTTAAAGTATCTGATGAATTAGACGGAAGTAAATTTTTTACAGTTAAAAATGGGATTAAAATGGCAACCCCTTTATTTACTGCTCTAGTTATCATTGAATTTACTGATTTAATTTTTGCCGTGGACTCCATACCTGCTATCTTCGCTATTGCACCTAATGATCCGTTTATATTATATACCTCTAATATATTTGCCATTTTAGGTTTGCGATCTCTTTACTTTTTACTGGCTAATTTTATGTATATGTTCAGTAAATTAAAATATGGATTGGCTGTGATCTTAAGTTTTATAGGAGTTAAAATGTTGGTAGCTCCTTTTATACATATTTCATCCATAGTTTCTTTAGGAGTTGTGGCAGGAGTACTTATAATTTCAGTATTGCTTTCATTAACTTTTCCTGAAAAAAAAGAAAAAAATGTTTAA
- a CDS encoding deoxyhypusine synthase family protein, with the protein MNKPISEFIEKYFLHFNSATLVDAAKGYVAHLKDGGKMMITMGGAMSTAELGKILAEMIRQDKVSIISCTGANLEEDIMNLVAHSHYKRIPEYRDLTPQQEWELLENHLNRVTDTCIPEEEAFRRIQQHIEKIWKDADDKGERYFPHEYMYQMLRSGVLEQYYEIDPKDSWMLAAAEKNLPIVVPGWEDSTMGNIFAANVIKGNLKASTMKSGIEYMIYLTEWYRNNSEGKGVGFFQIAGGISGDFPICVVPMMYQDLEWEDVPFWSYFCQISDSTTSYGSYSGAVPNEKITWGKLDIDTPKFIIESDATIVAPLVFAYILEM; encoded by the coding sequence ATGAATAAACCTATTTCGGAATTTATTGAAAAATATTTTTTACATTTCAATTCTGCAACCTTAGTAGATGCTGCTAAAGGTTATGTAGCTCATCTTAAAGATGGGGGTAAGATGATGATTACTATGGGAGGTGCCATGAGTACCGCTGAATTAGGAAAAATTTTGGCTGAGATGATTCGCCAAGATAAGGTATCCATTATTTCTTGTACGGGAGCTAATTTAGAGGAAGACATCATGAATTTGGTGGCTCATTCCCACTACAAGAGAATTCCTGAATATCGCGACCTGACTCCTCAACAAGAATGGGAATTACTTGAAAATCATTTAAATCGTGTTACAGATACGTGTATTCCGGAAGAAGAAGCTTTTCGACGTATCCAACAACATATTGAAAAAATATGGAAAGATGCAGACGATAAAGGAGAAAGATATTTTCCTCATGAATATATGTATCAAATGCTTCGTTCGGGAGTATTGGAACAATATTACGAAATAGACCCTAAAGACAGTTGGATGTTGGCCGCTGCTGAAAAAAATTTACCTATTGTAGTTCCGGGTTGGGAAGACAGTACTATGGGTAATATTTTTGCTGCTAATGTGATTAAAGGAAATTTGAAAGCTTCAACCATGAAAAGCGGTATTGAATATATGATATATTTAACCGAATGGTACCGAAACAATTCGGAAGGTAAAGGTGTAGGATTTTTCCAAATAGCCGGAGGAATATCCGGAGATTTTCCTATTTGTGTAGTTCCTATGATGTATCAAGATTTAGAGTGGGAAGATGTTCCGTTTTGGAGCTATTTCTGTCAGATATCGGACTCAACCACCAGCTATGGCTCATATTCGGGGGCTGTTCCCAATGAAAAAATAACCTGGGGAAAGTTAGATATTGATACTCCTAAATTTATTATTGAGAGTGATGCAACTATTGTAGCTCCGTTAGTCTTTGCTTATATTCTAGAAATGTAG
- a CDS encoding 3'(2'),5'-bisphosphate nucleotidase CysQ — translation MKKLINIALKAAIEASQEVHKIYEDGFSVSLKKDQSPVTTGDLKSNEIITTYLKQTSIPILSEETEHESEKVMGSWEKYWCVDPIDGTKEYVNKTGEYCISIGLLTPETSLLGVLAAPSMGLFYFAAEGLGSYKWNGKYEDLYALLNEDDLTDKLLKQSVTLPLKPDLKKYTVLTSRSHYSHVDEEYIKNLKLQHSEIVVLQMGSAIKIGLVAEGKANEYARLSPINFWDIAGGHAIAKYAGLNIIDYETKALITYKNLSSLKISGYIVKNN, via the coding sequence ATGAAAAAACTAATTAATATAGCGCTAAAAGCTGCTATAGAAGCTTCTCAAGAAGTCCATAAGATATATGAGGATGGCTTTTCAGTTTCCTTAAAAAAAGACCAATCACCCGTAACAACGGGTGATCTTAAGTCAAATGAAATTATTACCACTTATTTAAAACAAACATCAATTCCTATTTTAAGTGAAGAAACCGAGCACGAATCGGAAAAGGTAATGGGAAGTTGGGAAAAATATTGGTGTGTAGATCCAATTGACGGAACTAAAGAATATGTGAATAAAACCGGAGAATATTGTATTTCAATTGGCTTATTGACTCCCGAAACTTCTTTGCTCGGAGTTTTAGCTGCTCCCTCTATGGGATTGTTTTATTTTGCAGCGGAAGGATTAGGTAGCTATAAATGGAATGGAAAGTATGAAGATTTATATGCGTTACTGAATGAAGATGATCTTACGGACAAACTACTGAAACAATCCGTTACATTACCTTTAAAACCCGATTTAAAAAAATATACCGTTTTAACAAGTCGTTCCCACTATAGTCATGTGGATGAAGAATATATAAAAAACTTAAAATTACAACATTCAGAAATTGTTGTTTTACAGATGGGCAGCGCCATTAAAATTGGCCTGGTAGCTGAAGGAAAAGCAAACGAATATGCACGATTAAGTCCCATTAATTTTTGGGATATTGCCGGTGGACACGCCATTGCCAAATATGCCGGATTGAATATCATAGATTATGAAACCAAAGCACTAATTACTTATAAAAATCTTTCATCATTAAAAATATCGGGGTATATCGTTAAAAATAATTAA
- a CDS encoding SusD/RagB family nutrient-binding outer membrane lipoprotein, producing MKKITIYIASLIFLSTIVSCDNDFENINTNPNNPEKVPGYTTFRYGSRYFIDNTRDEWGSGRMVLPWIQYWCQVNYTEEDRYQYRDGANQNLWKDYYRAAENLKTSIELVEADPISNVQFGAINNQIAVARIMLSYLFMQLTDTYGNVPYWSYGGQSNPDFQALQVEKYKTPKFASQITIYKDILKELKEASSQLDPSEKVTTGDHMYEGNAVKWKKFANSLRLRLANRLKSVLPEALAEANDAISMGVFTSNDDNAVFAYGNTTSDANPMWMAYFVKNRTDFAVTNTFIELLKGKTGNFSADPRLYKFSSPKKASIDDVKNNTYISSTNLDDYEGMPYGVKSEMASEVFTSSTISFPSYDVLHINRGEVLMEYAEVEFILSELNNWDQAHYERGVKASFDKWNVSAAEQTAFLSTLPPANEENVLTQKYIALYMQPHEAWAEYRRTGFPKTLLLPNQSHTLPAYNKTPEGTTYTFMPLVNNMTDLPTRIPYPSHLSTQNSKNYYEAVKGLGGPDDMKTKLVWDVN from the coding sequence ATGAAAAAAATAACCATTTATATAGCTTCTCTAATTTTTCTATCTACCATTGTATCTTGCGACAATGATTTTGAAAACATCAATACCAATCCCAATAATCCGGAGAAAGTTCCCGGTTATACTACTTTTAGATACGGTAGCCGATATTTTATTGATAACACTCGAGATGAATGGGGGTCCGGAAGAATGGTTCTTCCTTGGATACAGTATTGGTGTCAGGTAAATTATACGGAAGAAGATCGATATCAGTATAGAGACGGAGCTAATCAAAACTTATGGAAAGATTATTATCGCGCTGCAGAAAATCTTAAAACCTCCATTGAATTAGTAGAAGCCGATCCGATAAGCAATGTGCAATTTGGTGCTATAAACAATCAAATAGCTGTCGCAAGAATAATGTTAAGTTATTTATTTATGCAACTTACAGATACTTACGGAAATGTTCCTTATTGGTCTTACGGGGGACAATCTAATCCGGATTTTCAGGCTTTACAGGTTGAAAAATATAAAACTCCAAAATTTGCTTCACAAATAACCATATATAAAGACATTTTAAAAGAATTAAAAGAAGCTTCCAGCCAACTTGATCCTTCTGAAAAAGTCACTACAGGAGATCACATGTATGAAGGTAATGCGGTAAAATGGAAAAAATTTGCCAATTCATTACGTCTAAGATTAGCTAATCGTTTAAAAAGCGTTTTACCTGAAGCCTTAGCCGAAGCTAATGATGCGATTTCAATGGGTGTATTTACATCTAATGATGATAACGCAGTATTTGCGTATGGAAATACTACATCAGATGCTAATCCAATGTGGATGGCTTATTTTGTTAAAAATAGAACTGATTTTGCAGTAACCAATACTTTTATTGAATTATTAAAAGGAAAAACAGGTAATTTTTCTGCTGATCCAAGACTTTATAAATTCTCCTCTCCTAAAAAAGCAAGTATCGACGATGTAAAAAATAATACGTATATATCATCCACTAATTTAGATGATTATGAGGGGATGCCTTATGGTGTTAAAAGCGAAATGGCATCTGAAGTGTTCACCTCCAGCACTATTTCTTTCCCTAGTTATGACGTTTTACATATTAACAGAGGTGAAGTACTTATGGAATACGCTGAAGTTGAATTTATATTATCCGAATTAAATAATTGGGATCAAGCACATTATGAAAGAGGTGTAAAAGCTTCGTTTGATAAGTGGAATGTATCTGCTGCAGAACAAACAGCCTTTTTAAGCACTTTGCCGCCGGCAAATGAAGAAAATGTACTAACACAGAAATATATTGCACTTTATATGCAACCTCATGAGGCATGGGCAGAATATAGAAGAACAGGGTTTCCTAAAACTTTATTATTACCTAATCAATCGCATACTCTTCCGGCGTATAATAAAACTCCCGAAGGAACTACGTATACTTTTATGCCTTTAGTCAATAATATGACTGATCTACCGACTCGTATTCCTTATCCTTCTCATCTTTCTACACAGAATTCAAAAAATTATTATGAAGCTGTTAAAGGATTGGGAGGACCTGATGATATGAAAACAAAATTAGTTTGGGATGTAAATTGA